Within Pseudomonas paeninsulae, the genomic segment TTCATCGCCGTGCAGCAGCTTATCGACCTGGGTGACATCCGCCACATTGGCTGCCGTGCCCACCACGCTGTGCACCAAGCCCGACTCGTCATCCACGCCGATGTGGGCCTTCATGCCGAAGTAGTACTGCTGGCCTTTCTTGGTCTGGTGCATTTCCGGGTCGCGTTTACCTTCTTTGTTCTTGGTCGAGCTGGGCGCATTGATCAGCGTGGCATCGACGATGGTGCCCTGGCGCAGTGACAGACCTCGGTCGCCCAGGTAGCCATTGATCACAGCGAGGATGCCAGCAGCCAGTTCGTGTTTCTCCAACAGCCGACGGAAGTTGAGGATGGTGGTTTCGTCAGGGATACGCTCAAGGCTCAACCCCGAGAACTGGCGCAGAATGGTCGTCTCGTACAGCGCCTCTTCCATCGCCGGATCGCTGTAACCGAACCAGTTTTGCATCAGATGTACCCGCAACATCGCCATCAGCGGGTAGGACGGACGACCGCCTTCACCCTTGGGGTAATGCGGCTCGATCAGGGCAATCAAACCCTTCCACGGCACCACCCGATCCATCTCGATCAGGAACAACTCTCTGCGGGTCTGCTTGCGCTTGCCAGCGTACTCGGCGTCGGCGAAGGTCATCTGCTTCATCGGAAAACTCGGCGGGTGGTGTCCGGCTATTTTGCCAAAATCGGGAAGTCTTTTTCAGAGTTTCCTTAGCGCGGCCAAGCCCATAGCCTATATCTCAAGAGGTCGAATCGCTCCTTGGTTGGTAGGCGCCAATGGCTGTCGGCTGTGGCCGCTGGCTGCCTGGTGCGACTGATTATTTCTGGTCGATTGCCGGACTCACAATCGAGTTGTTTGAGGATCTTGCATCCAGACTTGGCGATTTTCGCCATGAAGCCCCCTGAAAGGCTCCGTAGGCAACGATTTACCCTGGGGTTCGGGCGCCTGTGTCTAGGGTTCTCTCTGCGAGGTCTCACGTCGTTACGGTGACATTCGCCGCCAGAACCAAGGACCCACGAGCCTTCGCATCAGCAGCGCTCGATTGCGCATCCAGAATGCTCAGGAGTGGAGTCAGTTGCTCAACGGGGGGCTTGTTGGATCGTAACCGCTCCATAAACCCCGCCTTCAAATAATCCGAACTCCGGCCGATGCTGT encodes:
- a CDS encoding IS5 family transposase, which translates into the protein MKQMTFADAEYAGKRKQTRRELFLIEMDRVVPWKGLIALIEPHYPKGEGGRPSYPLMAMLRVHLMQNWFGYSDPAMEEALYETTILRQFSGLSLERIPDETTILNFRRLLEKHELAAGILAVINGYLGDRGLSLRQGTIVDATLINAPSSTKNKEGKRDPEMHQTKKGQQYYFGMKAHIGVDDESGLVHSVVGTAANVADVTQVDKLLHGDENMVGADAGYTGVEKRPEHEGRQVIWQVAARRSTYKKLDKRSVLYKAKRKIEKAKAQVRAKVEHPFRVIKRQFGYVKTRFRGLAKNTAQLVTLFALSNLWMARRHLLTNAGEVRP